The nucleotide sequence GAAGTCGCCCCTCGGTCATGTCTATGAAGACAAGCTGGTCTTCCAGATGTGGGATGCACTCGGTCAGCCCTTGCTGGGGCTGTCCACCCCCTCGGTCATGCTCGACTATCTGCCGTTGCCCGGTTATGCCAAGCAGCATACCGATCATCACGACTGGTTCACCTTCACGCTGTATTTCCCTGACAGCGGCATCTGGGTCACGGCCGCTCAGCGGGAAGACGTACGAGATGAATTGACGGGGCAGATCGCACTGCACAACGTGCTGGCGCTGGTGGTCGGGTTGCTGGTGATCGCCTTGCTGATCGGTGTCGCCGTCTCTCGGGGATTCCGTCCCGTGCTGCGTATCAGCCGACAGATCACCGCCCGTCAGCCCGGCTATCTAGAGCCACTTGATGCCAGTGAGGCGCCGGACGAGATTCGCGGGATGGTGGATGCGCTCAACGGCTTGCTGAGACGCTTGGCCGACACGCTCGACAAGGAACGTCGCTTCACTGCCAATGCGGCTCACGAGTTGAGAACGCCCCTGGCCGGCATCAAGGTGCATGCCCAGAATGTCGAGGCGGATGCCACCGATGAGAACTCGCGGCGTTCGGCGCGCATGATCGTCGATGGTGTCAATCGCATGACGCGTGTCGTGGAGCAACTGCTGACGCTGTCGCGGCTGGAGAGTGGTGCCGAGGTGCCGCGCAGTCACGTCGATCTCGGGCATCTGGCGCATGAACTTGCGCGGGATCTCGGCCCCATGGCACGCCAGCGTGGCGTCGGGATGTCCGTCGACGTCACGCCCGACGCGCAGTTGATCAGCCACGAGAACGGCCTCTATGTGCTGCTGCGCAATCTTCTCGACAACGCGCTGCGCTATACGCCCAAGGGGGGGAAGTGCGTTTGAGCATTCGGCGCCGCGAGACCTCTCTCGGCGATGGTCTGATTCTGGAAGTGATGGATACCGGACCCGGCATCCCGGCCCGTGAGCGTCAGCGGGTTCGGGAGCGCTTCGTGCGTCTGGCGGGGCAGAACACCTCGGGGTCAGGGCTGGGCCTTTCGATCGTCGATGAACTGGCCGAACGTCTGGGAGCGGAACTGACCCTGGATGACAGCCCGCTGGGGAGTGCGACGTCGCCTGGTCTGTCAGCTCGATTGCACTTCGGCTGAGCCCGCGTTGCATGCTGCGCCCTGGCGGTTGCGCAAGTTGCATCACGGCTCTGGCATGCAGGCTTCAGGCGGTTCAACGCCATGCATGCTGTCGCCGGCAGGCCAACAAGGCGATGGTCGGGTGGCGAAGGTGGCTTTATTAGCGCTATCTTCACTATATGTTGCAGAGCAGCATCCGATGCCACCCGGTCCCTGTCTGGGGCTGGGCATTCCTGCGGCATGACATCAGCCCGAAGGAGACCTTCATGAGTGAACAACAGTCAGCCCCGACCCGCGTCGCCCTTGTCACGGGGACTGCCAGTGGTATCGGCGCCGCCATCATGGAAGCGATGTGCCAGGCCGGTCATCAGGTCCTTGCCGTGGATTTCAGTGACGATGGGGCAGAGGTCGCCGATAAGGCAGGCGCTGCATTCTTCAAGGCAGACCTGACGGATGGCGAGCAATGTCGGGCCGCTGTCGAGGAAGCGGTGTCACGCTTCGGTCGCCTGGATATCCTGGTCAACAATGCCGGTATCCAGCACGTCGAGCGCATCAAGGAGTTCCCGCAGGCCAAGTGGGATCAGATCATCGCGCTGATGCTGACGGCACCTTTCACGCTGATTCAGGCGGCCTGGCCGCACATGGAGAAGAATGGATATGGCCGCATCGTCAACATGGCCTCCATTCACGCGCATGTCGCCTCGCCCGGCAAGGCGGCCTATGTCAGCGCCAAGCATGGTCTGATGGGGCTGACCAGGACGGCGGCACTGGAAGGCGGCGAGAGTGGTATCACGGCCAATGCCATCTGCCCGGCGTATGTGCGCACTCCGCTGGTCGACAAGCAGATCGCCGAGCAGGCCAGGCTCAATGACATGCCCGAGGATGAGGTGATCGAGAAGATCATGCTCAAGGGGGCCGCCATCAAGCGCATGATCGACCCCGCTGAAGTCGCTGACATGGCGGTGTGGCTGGCCTCCGACAAGGCAGGCTCGGTGACGGGCTCCAGTTTCAACATGGATCTCGGCTGGACGGCACAGTAAGTCGCGTGACACCTCGCGTGGGGTCGGCAGTCCGCCTGCCCGCTGCGTGAACCACCGGCAAGACCGACAGGCCCTTGTCTCTCCCGCCGCATGAGGCTGCACGGAGGACAAGGGTCTTCTCGTATGCGCGAGTCGACAGGCCCCTTGAGGACCCTCGCTCGTGACGGCCATCGATGACGCCAGGAATCCGCCATGACCGCTTCGCCACATGACACGACTCACGCCGCTGCTCACGACGCTACTCACGACGCCACCTCATCCCCACGCGATTCCACTGACGCCTGCTGCGCCCGGCAGAGGTCAGCGGCTGCACCCGTGACCCTTGTCGACAGTCACCTCAGTCTCGAGCACGGTGTCGCCGTCATGACCTTCGCCCGTCACGACGTGCGCAATGCTCTGACGGGGACTGCGCTGGTGGAGGATCTGCTGGCAGTGGCCGAATGGGTCAATGGCTGTGACAGCGTGGGTGCCCTGGTGATCACCGGCGAGGGCAGCGCCTTCTCTGCCGGAGGCAATGTGCAGGACATGGCGCAGCGAAAGGGGGATTTTGCAGGAGATGCCGCCGAGGTCGCGGCGCGCTATCGCCGCGGTATCCAGCGAATGACACCTGCGGTGCTGGGCATCGAGGTGCCCGTGATCGCGGCGGTCAATGGTCCGGCCATCGGGGCCGGCTTTGATCTCGCCAACATGTGTGACATTCGCCTGGCCAGTGAACAGGCACGTTTCGGCGAGACGTTCCTGTCGCTGGGGTTGATCCCCGGCGATGGGGGCGCCTGGCTGCTGCAGCGTCTGATCGGCTATCAGCGTGCCTGTGAGCTGACCTTCAGCGGGCGTATCGTCTCGGCGCAGGAAGCGCTGACACTGGGGATCGTGCTGGAAGTCTGTAGAGAGAAGGACCTGATGGCACGCGCCCTGGAGATGGCACGTCAGATGGCGAGTCAGCCGCGTCAGGCGACACGGCTGACCAAGCGGCTGATGCGTCGTGCCCCCGAGATGCGGTTGGACGACTTCCTGGATCTGTGTGCCAGTTTTCAGGGCCAATGCCATCAGGACCCGGAGCATCATGCTGCCGTGGCGGCCCTGCTGGCCCGAATGAAGCGCTAGCGCTTCACCGGTCGCTTCTGCAGTTTGCGCTGCAGCGTGCGGCGGTGCATCCCTAGGGCGCGAGCCGTGGAAGAGATGTTGCCGTCGTGCTCGTTGAGCACCTTCTGGATGTGCTCCCAGGTCAGGCGATTGACCGAGGGCGGGTTGTCGGAGATCTCGGCTTCCGGATCACCTCCCTCGCGCTTGAAGGCGTGAAGTATCTCGTCGGCATCGGCGGGCTTGCACAGGTAGTTCACGGCACCCAGCTTGATGGCTTCCACTGCCGTGGCAATGCTGGAGTAGCCCGTCAGCACCACGATGCGTGCTTCCGGCAACAAGGCGATCAGCTCGGGCAACAGTTTGAGGCCGGAGCTCTGTTCGAGCTTCAGATCCAGCGTGATCAGCTCGGGGCGATGGCTGCGCGCGATACTCAGCGCCTGTGCTTCGTCCCGGGCAACCTCCACGGCATAGCCGCGGCGTGTCATGGCACGTGCCGTCACCTGGCAGAAGAATTCGTCATCGTCGATGATCAGCAGTCGGGTTTCTTCGCTCATCAGGGGCTCACTTGGGCGGTCTTTGCCGCCATCAGTTCAGATAAAGAGGGAGGCGCACTTCCGTCAAGGTGCCGCCGTCTTCGTGGTTGTACAGGCTGACGCCACCACCGAAACGATTGATGGTGGCGTGGGTCAGGAACAGGCCGATGCCCATCCCCTTGGATTTGGTGGAGATGAAGGTCTCACCGAGCTGGTCCGCGACCGCCATGGGAACGCCTGCACCATGGTCACGAATGTCGATGGTGACCTCGTCATCCCGCCGTTCCAGGGTGATCTCGATGTCATCGGGGCAGGCATCCGCGGCATTGTTGAGCAGGTTCATCAGCGCCTGCTCAAGCGTGGTATCGACCAGGATCTGAGCCTTGCGGGCGGAGGCATCCACTTCGACGCTATGTTGCACATCCGGGCGTACCACCAGCCAGCGCTGCACGATTTCCTCCAGCCAGCGCGCGGCGTTGAGCGCCTGGGGCTGCTCCATGCGACGACGGTCGGCCGCGGCCACCATCGCTTGTAGGCGCTGCTTGCAGGTGTCGACCTGGCTGCGCAGCAGTGCGAGATCCTCCTCCAGCTGCGGGTCGTTCTTGTCCTTGGCATCCTCGCGCATCTCGCTCAACAGTACCGCCATGGTCGAGAGCGGGGTGCCCAGTTCGTGCGCGGTGCCGGCGGCCTGGCTGGCGACTGCCAGCACCTGTTCGCTGCGCAGAGCCGCTTCTCGTGTGGTGGACAACGCCTGGTCTCGCGTGCGCAGGGCATGAGCCATCTTGAAGATGAAATAGGTCACCAGCGATGCCGACAGGCCGAAATTCAGCCACATGCCGATGACGTGCAGACTGATGCGCCCGCCGAGTTCGTAGGTGGCCAGCTGCGGTACGGGTTCGTAGAACACCATCAGGAAGCTGTAGCAGCCCATGCCGACGGCCGCGATGATCCAGGCATAGCGCCAGGGGAGGGTGGCGGCCGCCATGGTCACCGGTACCAGATAGTAGGGCACGAAGGGGTTGGTGGAGCCGCCGGTATTGAAGAACAGCATCGTCAGACCGGCGATATCCACCAGCAGATGCAGCAGGTTCTCGGTGTCAGTGACCGGATGCGTCTGACCCAGACGCCACCAGCTGGCGACATTGACCAGGCCCATCGCGATGATGATCGAGATGACGGGGAGGACATTGAGCTGAAAGCCGATGATCTCGATCCCGAAGATGATCAGGATCAGGAAGCCTGTCCAGGTGATGCCGCGCGCGATGGTCAGACGAATGAGATTGCGGTGCGGTGTGGACAGTGGCGGCGGTAGCGGCTGATTCATGACGACTCCTGCAAGGAATGCGGCCATGATAGTGAATAAGGCCGGTAAAGTGCAGTCCTGACGGCCAGTTAGCGTCAGTGGCCCGACGGCTTGTGTCCGCTGACAGTCTCCTCTCAGCCCCGTTCGAAGGAACCACTCAGCCATGGCTTCACACGTGTCGGTGTGACGTCGCTGAGATGGGGCTGCCAGGCATCGACAAGGTGCAAGGGCTGGCGCGGGTAGCCGGACTGCGTCGTCCCGTTGATGCCTCCCGACGCCCCGGGCGTCACGCGAAATGACCAGGCAATCCAGGGAGCATGGCGTTGCATGCCGGCCGGCAGCGTTTCCAGTTCGGGTATCCAGCGGGTGACGTGATGGCCGAGCGGGTCGTGCTGGCGAGCCTGCTTCATCATGTTGAAATGACGGTCCGCACGTGGATCGCGTCCCACGCCTGCCAGGTAGCGCCAGTTGCCCCAGTTGGACGCGACATCATGATCCAGCAGCTGATGTTCGAACCAGGCGGCACCCAGCCGCCAGTCCACGCCAAGATCCTTGATCAGATA is from Cobetia marina and encodes:
- a CDS encoding response regulator transcription factor, which produces MSEETRLLIIDDDEFFCQVTARAMTRRGYAVEVARDEAQALSIARSHRPELITLDLKLEQSSGLKLLPELIALLPEARIVVLTGYSSIATAVEAIKLGAVNYLCKPADADEILHAFKREGGDPEAEISDNPPSVNRLTWEHIQKVLNEHDGNISSTARALGMHRRTLQRKLQKRPVKR
- a CDS encoding ATP-binding protein, which translates into the protein MNQPLPPPLSTPHRNLIRLTIARGITWTGFLILIIFGIEIIGFQLNVLPVISIIIAMGLVNVASWWRLGQTHPVTDTENLLHLLVDIAGLTMLFFNTGGSTNPFVPYYLVPVTMAAATLPWRYAWIIAAVGMGCYSFLMVFYEPVPQLATYELGGRISLHVIGMWLNFGLSASLVTYFIFKMAHALRTRDQALSTTREAALRSEQVLAVASQAAGTAHELGTPLSTMAVLLSEMREDAKDKNDPQLEEDLALLRSQVDTCKQRLQAMVAAADRRRMEQPQALNAARWLEEIVQRWLVVRPDVQHSVEVDASARKAQILVDTTLEQALMNLLNNAADACPDDIEITLERRDDEVTIDIRDHGAGVPMAVADQLGETFISTKSKGMGIGLFLTHATINRFGGGVSLYNHEDGGTLTEVRLPLYLN
- a CDS encoding ATP-binding protein, with translation MSIRRRETSLGDGLILEVMDTGPGIPARERQRVRERFVRLAGQNTSGSGLGLSIVDELAERLGAELTLDDSPLGSATSPGLSARLHFG
- a CDS encoding 3-hydroxybutyrate dehydrogenase yields the protein MSEQQSAPTRVALVTGTASGIGAAIMEAMCQAGHQVLAVDFSDDGAEVADKAGAAFFKADLTDGEQCRAAVEEAVSRFGRLDILVNNAGIQHVERIKEFPQAKWDQIIALMLTAPFTLIQAAWPHMEKNGYGRIVNMASIHAHVASPGKAAYVSAKHGLMGLTRTAALEGGESGITANAICPAYVRTPLVDKQIAEQARLNDMPEDEVIEKIMLKGAAIKRMIDPAEVADMAVWLASDKAGSVTGSSFNMDLGWTAQ
- a CDS encoding enoyl-CoA hydratase-related protein, producing the protein MTLVDSHLSLEHGVAVMTFARHDVRNALTGTALVEDLLAVAEWVNGCDSVGALVITGEGSAFSAGGNVQDMAQRKGDFAGDAAEVAARYRRGIQRMTPAVLGIEVPVIAAVNGPAIGAGFDLANMCDIRLASEQARFGETFLSLGLIPGDGGAWLLQRLIGYQRACELTFSGRIVSAQEALTLGIVLEVCREKDLMARALEMARQMASQPRQATRLTKRLMRRAPEMRLDDFLDLCASFQGQCHQDPEHHAAVAALLARMKR
- a CDS encoding histidine kinase dimerization/phospho-acceptor domain-containing protein, encoding MKSIRSFLRRSLIGGVIIVLGAAATWSYFDAREQIDELFDAQLAQNARMLGRLYQSELASLSPVARQQRLQEMTSGQFSLRPPSLSFADGHEKSPLGHVYEDKLVFQMWDALGQPLLGLSTPSVMLDYLPLPGYAKQHTDHHDWFTFTLYFPDSGIWVTAAQREDVRDELTGQIALHNVLALVVGLLVIALLIGVAVSRGFRPVLRISRQITARQPGYLEPLDASEAPDEIRGMVDALNGLLRRLADTLDKERRFTANAAHELRTPLAGIKVHAQNVEADATDENSRRSARMIVDGVNRMTRVVEQLLTLSRLESGAEVPRSHVDLGHLAHELARDLGPMARQRGVGMSVDVTPDAQLISHENGLYVLLRNLLDNALRYTPKGGKCV